The following coding sequences lie in one Rutidosis leptorrhynchoides isolate AG116_Rl617_1_P2 chromosome 6, CSIRO_AGI_Rlap_v1, whole genome shotgun sequence genomic window:
- the LOC139854797 gene encoding uncharacterized protein, with the protein MLLIFDDAAGTDGAGDTDSTVDDADWSAKYIPLHRAILRDDWDTVHEIISKDKEAITSEIDTNGTPLHVAVVLHKNIKLFENLLNMIDPESLPSILSRLKRNTLHRAAAVGNTEAAKMLVHKNPHLLFISDSLKELPIHRAVSLVQQTTYHYLLDVCKQHIHLSNQDGYDSPFEGLQGAKLLINVINKGYFGKFGF; encoded by the exons atgctgctgattttTGATGATGCTGCCGGCACTGATGGTGCTGGTGATACTGACAGTACTGTTGAtgatgctg ATTGGTCAGCAAAGTACATCCCACTGCATAGAGCCATATTAAGGGATGATTGGGACACAGTCCACGAAATTATCAGCAAAGACAAAGAAGCAATAACTTCTGAAATCGACACCAATGGTACCCCACTTCATGTTGCGGTTGTGTTACACAAAAATATCAAGCTTTTTGAAAATCTTCTAAATATGATAGACCCAGAGTCACTTCCAAGTATACTCAGTCGTTTGAAACGAAACACATTGCATAGAGCTGCAGCAGTTGGCAACACCGAGGCTGCAAAAATGTTGGTACATAAAAACCCACATTTGTTATTTATTTCAGATAGTCTGAAGGAATTGCCTATCCATAGAGCTGTTAGCCTTGTTCAACAAACTACATACCACTATTTGCTTGATGTCTGCAAACAACACATACATCTCTCCAATCAAGATGGATATGACAGTCCCTTTGAGGGTCTACAGGGGGCTAAGCTTCTTATTAATGTTATCAACAAAGGATATTTTGGTAAGTTTGGGTTCTAG